One Gordonia zhaorongruii DNA segment encodes these proteins:
- a CDS encoding R2-like ligand-binding oxidase yields MTAIHPDADTRQGFTTLRAGGLHWDSFPLRLFTKGNGKHWDPTDLDHSKDAADWAGISDEQRRSATYLVAQFVAGEEAVTQDIQPFMSAMAAENRFGDEMYLSQFCLEEAKHAQAFRLWMDEVGLTDDLHPFVADNPYYRQLFYDELPNSLRVLQQDPSPRNQVRASVTYNHVIEGSLALTGYFAWHKICVENDILPGMQSLISHIADDERRHMAWGTFTCRRHVAADDSLWETVTERMGELMPMALGMITWVDDQFDDKPFGIDNDEFLAYAADRAQRRLGAIESARGRPVEDIDLDYSPATLEDTFGDEDQETLARHAK; encoded by the coding sequence ATGACCGCGATCCATCCCGACGCTGACACCCGCCAGGGCTTCACGACCCTGCGAGCCGGAGGCCTGCACTGGGACTCGTTCCCCCTCCGGCTGTTCACGAAGGGCAACGGCAAGCACTGGGACCCCACCGACCTCGATCACTCGAAGGACGCGGCCGATTGGGCAGGCATCAGCGATGAACAGCGCCGGAGCGCCACCTATCTCGTCGCACAGTTCGTCGCAGGCGAGGAAGCTGTCACCCAGGACATCCAACCGTTCATGTCGGCGATGGCCGCGGAGAACCGCTTCGGCGACGAGATGTACCTGTCGCAGTTCTGCCTCGAGGAGGCCAAGCACGCCCAGGCTTTCCGCCTGTGGATGGACGAAGTGGGCCTCACCGACGATCTCCATCCGTTCGTGGCCGACAATCCGTACTACCGGCAGCTCTTCTACGACGAGCTGCCGAACTCGCTCCGTGTGCTGCAGCAGGATCCGTCTCCGCGGAACCAGGTCCGTGCAAGCGTCACGTACAACCACGTGATCGAGGGCAGCCTGGCCCTCACCGGATACTTCGCGTGGCACAAGATCTGCGTCGAGAACGACATCCTGCCGGGCATGCAGTCGCTGATCAGCCACATCGCCGACGACGAGCGCCGACACATGGCGTGGGGCACGTTCACCTGCCGACGGCACGTCGCAGCCGACGACTCCCTGTGGGAGACGGTCACCGAGCGGATGGGCGAACTCATGCCGATGGCGCTCGGCATGATCACCTGGGTGGACGACCAGTTCGACGACAAGCCGTTCGGCATCGACAACGACGAGTTCCTCGCCTACGCCGCCGACCGCGCTCAGCGCCGACTCGGTGCGATCGAGTCGGCTCGCGGCCGGCCCGTCGAGGACATCGATCTCGACTACTCACCGGCAACTCTGGAGGACACATTCGGCGACGAGGACCAGGAGACACTCGCACGGCACGCGAAGTGA
- a CDS encoding M13 family metallopeptidase → MTTEQISGLDLEWVDSSVRVADDLFTHVNGRWLENHTIPGDRSIDGAFHVLRDNAEAHVRAILEECADGSPEAGSTSALIGDLYASFMDTDRIEALGLDAIADDLRAIDSITTTTDLARTLGALQRVGVGGLFGLYVDTDARKSDRYLVHVTQSGLGLPDESYYRDPNHAEILTAYRGHVAAMLTLAGYGDAQSAAAQVVELESAIAAHHWDVVRRRDAEASYNLRTLTEFADTTTGFDVAAWIDGLDVPGDQTFAEVIVGQPSFFTGAAGLVGERSIDTWKTWLTWQLLHTAAPYLSSAFVDENFAFYGTTLTGAETIRDRWKRGVGFVESSAGFAVGEIYVEKHFPPAAKARMDELIANLVEAYRRNISDLDWMTPATRERALAKLDTFTPKIGYPATWIDYSTLTAERDDLVGNSRRAAAFETDRELRKIGSPVDRDEWFMTPQTVNAYYNPGMNEIVFPAAILQPPFFDPDADDAANYGGIGGVIGHEIGHGFDDQGAKYDGEGNLVDWWTDEDRSEFGKRTTALAAQYSQFTPDGLDPKYTVNGEFTLGENIGDLGGLSIALAAYRIASEDAGEPPVIDGLTGEQRVFFSWAQIWRTKTREAEAIRRLSIDPHSPPEFRCNGVVRNVDAFYDAFDVQPGDALYLDPADRVHIW, encoded by the coding sequence GTGACTACCGAACAGATCTCCGGCCTGGACCTGGAATGGGTCGACTCGTCCGTACGCGTCGCAGACGACCTCTTCACTCATGTCAACGGCCGATGGCTCGAAAACCACACGATCCCCGGCGACCGCAGCATCGACGGAGCGTTCCACGTCCTACGCGACAACGCCGAGGCGCACGTGCGCGCGATCCTCGAGGAGTGCGCCGACGGTTCACCCGAGGCGGGCAGCACCTCTGCACTCATCGGCGATCTCTACGCATCGTTCATGGACACCGATCGGATCGAGGCCCTCGGGCTCGACGCCATCGCCGACGATCTCCGAGCGATCGACTCGATCACGACGACGACCGACCTGGCTCGTACGCTCGGCGCTCTGCAGCGTGTCGGCGTCGGCGGACTGTTCGGGCTGTACGTCGACACCGACGCCCGCAAGTCCGACCGCTATCTGGTGCACGTGACGCAGAGCGGACTGGGACTCCCCGACGAGTCGTACTACCGCGATCCCAACCACGCCGAGATCCTCACGGCGTACCGCGGTCACGTCGCGGCGATGCTGACCCTCGCCGGTTACGGCGACGCGCAGTCGGCCGCAGCGCAGGTCGTCGAGCTCGAGTCCGCGATCGCGGCACATCACTGGGACGTGGTCCGCCGCCGCGACGCCGAGGCGAGTTACAACCTCCGCACTCTCACCGAATTCGCCGACACCACGACCGGATTCGACGTCGCCGCATGGATCGACGGACTCGACGTCCCCGGCGATCAGACGTTCGCGGAGGTGATCGTCGGGCAGCCCTCCTTCTTCACCGGAGCTGCCGGACTGGTCGGCGAACGTTCCATCGACACGTGGAAGACGTGGCTCACCTGGCAACTGCTGCACACCGCGGCGCCGTACCTGTCGAGCGCTTTCGTCGACGAGAACTTCGCCTTCTACGGCACCACGCTCACCGGCGCGGAGACTATCCGGGACCGCTGGAAGCGGGGTGTGGGCTTCGTCGAGTCGTCAGCCGGATTCGCAGTCGGCGAGATCTACGTCGAGAAGCACTTCCCGCCGGCGGCGAAGGCACGGATGGACGAGCTGATCGCCAACCTGGTCGAGGCCTACCGACGGAACATCTCCGACCTCGACTGGATGACGCCCGCCACCCGCGAACGCGCCCTGGCCAAGCTCGACACCTTCACCCCGAAGATCGGCTATCCGGCCACCTGGATCGATTACTCGACACTCACCGCCGAACGTGACGACCTGGTCGGAAACTCGCGCCGCGCAGCCGCATTCGAGACCGACCGCGAACTGCGGAAGATCGGTTCGCCGGTCGATCGCGACGAATGGTTCATGACGCCGCAGACGGTGAACGCCTACTACAACCCGGGAATGAACGAGATCGTCTTCCCGGCCGCGATCCTGCAGCCTCCGTTCTTCGATCCGGACGCCGACGACGCCGCGAATTACGGCGGGATCGGCGGGGTCATCGGTCATGAGATCGGGCACGGGTTCGACGACCAGGGCGCCAAGTACGACGGCGAGGGCAACCTGGTCGACTGGTGGACCGACGAGGACCGCAGCGAGTTCGGCAAGCGGACGACCGCGCTCGCCGCGCAGTACAGCCAGTTCACTCCCGACGGCCTCGACCCGAAGTACACGGTGAACGGCGAGTTCACGCTCGGCGAGAACATCGGCGACCTCGGTGGCCTGTCGATCGCGCTGGCCGCATACCGGATCGCATCCGAGGACGCGGGCGAGCCGCCCGTCATCGACGGACTGACCGGCGAACAGCGGGTCTTCTTCAGCTGGGCGCAGATCTGGCGCACCAAGACCCGTGAGGCCGAGGCGATCCGCCGGCTGTCGATCGATCCTCACTCGCCTCCCGAGTTCCGCTGCAACGGCGTGGTCCGCAACGTGGACGCCTTCTACGACGCATTCGACGTCCAGCCGGGCGATGCGCTCTACCTCGATCCCGCGGACCGCGTCCACATCTGGTGA
- a CDS encoding lysylphosphatidylglycerol synthase transmembrane domain-containing protein, whose protein sequence is MPDDAAPTADAADSGSAPRRTWRVWLRYGLIVVVVAILAVEGAIIWPDLKDAWARIGDIRWEWVVGSIIAAGLSMDSYAQVQRALMRSAKVRVKQGESLAVILASNSVSQTLPGGQVLAPAFIYRESRKWGASPVVASWQLVMSGLLAGAGLAVLGLGGALLAGAKTSPFSVIFSVAGFLVFAVAVQYLASHPQLLENAGKRVLSWLNNVRDKPDDHGVARLQQILQQLQAVKLNRRDGAIAFGWSMFNWVADVACLAFACWAVDAHPSISGLMVAYAAGKAVGTAVPLLPGGLGVVDAMLVPALTTAGMPLHDAVTAVIIYRIISYVLISLVGWVVIGVRYRGAFKSGDSLDREMEQDRAQSGTTDQSGANDQGRADSGSTDSGGTDSGSTEAADAPPFDPGDDAPSDRDHGS, encoded by the coding sequence ATGCCTGACGACGCTGCCCCGACGGCCGACGCCGCCGACTCCGGGTCGGCTCCGCGTCGGACGTGGCGTGTCTGGCTCCGCTACGGGCTCATCGTCGTCGTCGTCGCCATCCTCGCGGTGGAGGGTGCCATCATCTGGCCCGACCTCAAGGACGCGTGGGCGCGCATCGGTGACATCCGCTGGGAATGGGTGGTCGGTTCGATCATCGCTGCCGGCTTGTCGATGGACAGTTACGCCCAGGTGCAGCGTGCCCTGATGCGCTCGGCCAAGGTCCGCGTGAAGCAGGGCGAGTCGCTCGCGGTGATCCTGGCGTCGAATTCGGTGTCGCAGACCCTGCCCGGCGGGCAGGTGCTCGCCCCCGCCTTCATCTACCGGGAGAGCCGCAAGTGGGGTGCCAGTCCGGTCGTCGCATCCTGGCAACTGGTGATGTCGGGTCTGCTCGCGGGCGCCGGTCTGGCGGTGCTCGGCCTCGGCGGAGCGTTACTCGCAGGTGCGAAGACCAGCCCGTTCTCGGTGATCTTCAGCGTCGCCGGGTTCCTGGTGTTCGCCGTCGCCGTGCAGTATCTCGCCAGTCATCCGCAGCTGCTCGAGAACGCCGGTAAGCGCGTTCTGTCCTGGCTCAACAACGTGCGCGACAAGCCTGATGACCACGGCGTCGCCCGCCTCCAGCAGATCCTCCAACAGCTGCAGGCCGTCAAGCTGAACCGCAGAGACGGTGCGATCGCCTTCGGTTGGAGCATGTTCAACTGGGTTGCCGATGTCGCCTGCCTGGCATTCGCATGCTGGGCCGTCGACGCGCACCCCTCCATATCCGGGCTGATGGTCGCTTACGCGGCCGGCAAGGCGGTCGGCACTGCCGTTCCGTTGCTGCCCGGCGGCCTCGGCGTAGTCGACGCGATGCTGGTTCCCGCGCTGACCACGGCCGGAATGCCACTGCACGACGCGGTGACCGCGGTGATCATCTACCGCATCATCAGCTACGTCCTGATCTCCCTGGTCGGCTGGGTCGTCATCGGAGTGCGCTACCGCGGCGCGTTCAAGTCCGGGGACAGCTTGGACCGCGAGATGGAGCAGGACCGCGCCCAGTCGGGAACCACGGACCAGTCGGGTGCGAACGACCAGGGGCGCGCCGACAGCGGAAGTACCGACAGCGGAGGTACTGACAGCGGGAGCACCGAGGCAGCCGACGCGCCGCCATTCGATCCGGGCGACGACGCCCCGAGCGACCGCGACCACGGCTCCTAG
- a CDS encoding NTF2-like N-terminal transpeptidase domain-containing protein, with amino-acid sequence MLSSVVACGSDSDTDVGRMTNDFATAIAEQNAEAASEFTTSPAQAAESLQATFSGMDAKKVETTVREPVEYSDGTASFVMKTTYSWPGQGTYETNTSGIARNLSSGWRIQWAPALIYEGMPAGARLQKVRTDATPAPAVNSRTGKTFMKMVPVNTITFDPAAAGKKTDAAISSLSDAIKPIAPLVTSKVIRSKIDDANGQPITAVKLRESDMKDLNADPEKISGVTVERNGQLVMEDRRLSTPLSKSISNYWTAIRDATAGWQVQLEIPGSRPQRLAGKQGPPGKDIATSVDQNEQLVLENTVVEVAQPANVMVLDASSGGILALAQNESAAKRDIEAGVGYATGSTLDPVFGAIDRATKDKNDGDKSANDMLYRFGLGVRFSAPGVSLPRETKKPSISTANFTPSNYTSTMMNMGALGVALARAADGKNQAVAPYVIKGAKTKVTKGELGSFEPPVARDVLDQMATIARTGDASDLTKAPGLRALVGTNGPQGPGWFVGLQGGKVIVVYCEGEKSGTAALQVAQKYFTVSAAD; translated from the coding sequence ATGCTGTCCTCTGTCGTGGCGTGTGGGTCGGACAGCGACACCGATGTCGGGCGGATGACCAACGACTTCGCGACGGCGATCGCCGAACAGAATGCCGAGGCGGCATCGGAGTTCACGACCTCACCTGCGCAAGCGGCGGAGTCCCTTCAGGCGACCTTCTCGGGGATGGATGCGAAGAAGGTGGAGACGACAGTTCGCGAGCCCGTCGAGTACAGCGACGGAACCGCCTCCTTCGTGATGAAGACCACCTACTCCTGGCCAGGTCAGGGTACGTATGAGACCAACACCTCCGGTATCGCCCGCAACTTGTCCAGCGGGTGGCGGATTCAGTGGGCGCCGGCGCTGATCTACGAGGGAATGCCTGCGGGGGCGCGTCTGCAGAAGGTGCGCACCGATGCCACGCCAGCTCCCGCGGTCAACAGTCGCACCGGCAAGACCTTCATGAAGATGGTTCCGGTCAACACCATCACGTTCGACCCCGCCGCAGCAGGTAAGAAGACCGACGCCGCGATCTCATCGTTGTCTGACGCGATCAAGCCGATCGCACCGCTGGTCACCAGCAAGGTGATCCGCAGCAAGATCGACGACGCGAACGGACAGCCGATCACCGCGGTGAAGCTCCGTGAGAGCGACATGAAGGACCTGAACGCGGATCCGGAGAAGATCAGCGGCGTCACAGTGGAGCGGAACGGTCAGTTGGTGATGGAGGATCGCCGACTGTCGACACCGCTCTCGAAGAGCATCTCCAATTACTGGACGGCGATCCGCGACGCGACTGCGGGCTGGCAGGTGCAGTTGGAGATCCCGGGATCCCGGCCGCAGCGCCTCGCGGGCAAGCAGGGCCCTCCCGGAAAGGACATCGCGACCAGCGTCGATCAGAACGAGCAGTTGGTGCTCGAGAACACCGTGGTCGAGGTAGCGCAGCCGGCCAACGTCATGGTGCTCGACGCGTCATCGGGAGGAATCCTCGCACTGGCGCAGAACGAGTCCGCGGCGAAGCGCGACATCGAGGCGGGTGTCGGATACGCGACCGGCAGCACCCTCGACCCGGTCTTCGGTGCGATCGACCGGGCGACCAAAGACAAGAACGACGGTGACAAGAGCGCCAACGACATGTTGTACCGCTTCGGTCTCGGTGTGCGGTTCTCCGCTCCCGGGGTGAGCCTGCCGCGCGAAACCAAGAAGCCGTCGATCTCGACCGCGAACTTCACGCCGAGTAACTACACGTCGACCATGATGAACATGGGTGCTCTCGGCGTTGCTCTGGCGCGCGCCGCGGACGGAAAGAACCAGGCGGTGGCCCCGTACGTCATCAAGGGGGCGAAGACCAAGGTCACCAAGGGCGAACTGGGTTCCTTCGAGCCGCCGGTGGCGCGCGACGTCCTGGACCAGATGGCCACCATCGCACGCACAGGCGACGCAAGTGACCTGACCAAGGCCCCGGGGCTGCGTGCGCTGGTCGGTACCAACGGACCGCAGGGGCCCGGTTGGTTCGTCGGACTGCAGGGCGGGAAGGTCATCGTCGTCTACTGCGAGGGCGAGAAGTCCGGTACCGCTGCGTTGCAGGTGGCGCAGAAGTACTTCACCGTCTCCGCCGCGGACTGA
- a CDS encoding L,D-transpeptidase family protein translates to MRVLAAIGVAVVALFAAACGAGADPAPPARVMLGIDGAEPLNPTDEIIVRAAEGSLDSVTVANAETGKKVDGVSEEGGAAWHTTEELGYGSKYTVKADAVNDDGDHAKKAFTVSTIAPDDTAYANVVPAPETVDSGVGIGVGQPMVFQFTKPVTDKAEVEKHLKVTTTPSQEGAWYWTDDQNVHYRAAEYWKPGTKIHVEADVYGLDLGNGVYGAENNSADYTVHDEWIAKADGNTEQLTVFHDGEQVRQMPMSLGSPEHPSHSGPHVVSEKAAKIIMDSCTYGVCQGDPEYYRETVFNNLRISNDGEFVHAAPWSTGQQGASNVSHGCVNLSDENAKWMLDHFGIGDVVEITNSGGEPLPVWDTYGDWTVPWKVWKAGNADS, encoded by the coding sequence ATGCGAGTACTGGCCGCGATCGGCGTCGCCGTCGTCGCGCTGTTCGCCGCAGCGTGCGGAGCGGGAGCCGACCCGGCGCCACCTGCGCGCGTAATGCTCGGCATCGACGGGGCCGAGCCGCTCAATCCCACCGACGAGATCATCGTCCGCGCTGCCGAAGGCTCACTCGACTCGGTGACCGTGGCCAACGCGGAGACCGGAAAGAAGGTCGACGGCGTCTCGGAGGAGGGTGGCGCGGCCTGGCACACCACCGAGGAACTCGGCTATGGATCGAAGTACACGGTCAAGGCCGATGCGGTGAACGACGACGGCGACCATGCGAAGAAGGCGTTCACGGTCAGCACCATCGCACCGGACGATACGGCGTACGCCAACGTGGTGCCCGCACCCGAGACCGTCGACTCGGGCGTGGGCATCGGCGTCGGCCAGCCGATGGTCTTCCAGTTCACCAAGCCGGTGACCGACAAGGCCGAGGTCGAGAAGCATCTCAAGGTCACGACGACGCCGAGTCAGGAGGGGGCCTGGTACTGGACGGACGATCAGAACGTCCATTACCGAGCCGCCGAGTACTGGAAGCCGGGCACCAAGATCCACGTCGAAGCTGACGTCTACGGCCTCGACCTGGGCAACGGGGTCTACGGTGCCGAGAACAACTCCGCGGACTACACGGTGCACGACGAGTGGATCGCGAAGGCCGACGGAAACACCGAGCAGCTCACCGTCTTCCATGACGGCGAGCAGGTGCGGCAGATGCCGATGAGCCTGGGATCGCCGGAGCACCCGTCGCACTCCGGGCCGCATGTCGTCTCCGAGAAAGCCGCGAAGATCATCATGGACTCGTGCACGTACGGCGTGTGCCAGGGCGATCCCGAGTACTACCGGGAGACGGTGTTCAACAACCTCAGGATCTCGAACGACGGTGAGTTCGTGCACGCAGCCCCGTGGTCGACCGGCCAGCAGGGCGCGTCGAACGTCTCGCACGGCTGCGTCAACCTGAGTGATGAGAACGCGAAGTGGATGCTCGACCACTTCGGGATCGGCGACGTCGTGGAGATCACCAACTCCGGCGGCGAACCGCTACCGGTCTGGGACACCTACGGCGACTGGACGGTGCCGTGGAAGGTCTGGAAGGCCGGCAACGCCGACTCCTGA
- a CDS encoding DUF3054 domain-containing protein, with product MTSADSAPHAPHRPSSRTMAIAAGADVIAVLVFVAIGRRNHDESGTITGLLTTLWPFLAGAAVGWAIAFAFTRATGFAPARLLPVGVIVWVSTVVVGMVLRAVSGQGTAIAFCIVASIATGVLLLGWRAVYALIAARANR from the coding sequence ATGACCTCGGCCGATTCCGCTCCACATGCCCCGCACCGCCCCTCATCGCGCACGATGGCGATCGCCGCCGGCGCCGATGTGATCGCCGTGCTGGTGTTCGTTGCCATCGGCCGCCGCAATCACGATGAGTCCGGGACCATCACCGGCCTTCTCACCACGCTGTGGCCGTTCCTGGCGGGCGCGGCCGTCGGCTGGGCCATCGCGTTCGCCTTCACCCGTGCGACGGGATTCGCCCCCGCCCGCCTGCTGCCCGTCGGCGTGATCGTGTGGGTGAGCACCGTCGTGGTCGGCATGGTCCTGCGCGCCGTCTCCGGCCAGGGGACGGCGATCGCGTTCTGCATCGTCGCCTCGATCGCCACCGGAGTCCTCCTCCTCGGCTGGCGTGCCGTGTACGCGCTCATCGCAGCGCGGGCGAACCGCTGA
- a CDS encoding TetR family transcriptional regulator, whose amino-acid sequence MSAPTDSRNTGRETYASASKRLLRNSLLDGLRELMVVKDWAQVTMSDVARCAGVSRQTVYNEFGSRNGLAQSYALRLVDEFTNEIDASVRSHSGDVRGALETGFAGFFASAAQDPMILSLLSGEAKPDLLKLITTDAAPLIESASERLKVTLSESWVGLNDENAGRVARAIARMALSFIAMPPDPESDAAAELAAVMGPAVLAAQRG is encoded by the coding sequence GTGAGCGCTCCGACGGACAGCCGAAACACCGGCCGCGAGACGTACGCGTCGGCCAGTAAGCGGTTGCTGCGCAACTCACTGCTCGACGGTCTGCGTGAGTTGATGGTCGTCAAGGACTGGGCGCAGGTGACCATGAGCGACGTCGCCCGGTGCGCGGGAGTCAGCAGGCAGACGGTCTACAACGAGTTCGGGTCCCGTAACGGCTTAGCGCAGAGCTACGCTCTCCGTCTGGTCGACGAGTTCACGAACGAGATCGACGCGTCCGTCCGGTCGCATTCGGGTGACGTACGCGGTGCTCTGGAGACCGGTTTCGCGGGATTCTTCGCTAGCGCAGCCCAGGATCCGATGATCCTCTCGCTGCTCAGCGGCGAAGCGAAACCCGATCTGCTGAAGCTCATCACCACCGACGCCGCGCCCCTCATCGAGTCGGCATCCGAGCGGCTGAAGGTGACGCTGTCCGAGTCGTGGGTCGGCTTGAACGACGAGAACGCAGGCCGGGTCGCCCGCGCGATCGCGCGGATGGCGCTCAGCTTCATCGCGATGCCGCCCGACCCCGAGTCGGACGCCGCGGCCGAGTTGGCGGCGGTGATGGGCCCTGCGGTTCTCGCCGCTCAGCGAGGCTGA
- a CDS encoding pirin family protein, which yields MSVTIVRGAERAATRTDWLTSRHSFSFGDNYEPANTHHGVLMAHNEDVVAPGEGFDTHAHADTEIITWVLSGSLVHQDSEGHSGVIHPGLAQRMSAGTGILHSERNDYAETADEPVHFVQMWVMPDEYGLTPGYEQLDISADLSPGALVPVASGAPENHSAIRIANAGATMYAARLNAGQSVTVPAGRFTHLFVAMGAVTADGENLDMSDALRADDFGGTTVTARTDSELLIWSMSKRLGE from the coding sequence ATGTCCGTGACGATCGTCCGCGGCGCCGAACGCGCCGCCACTCGTACCGACTGGCTCACGTCCCGGCACAGCTTCTCGTTCGGCGACAACTACGAGCCGGCGAACACACATCACGGCGTGCTGATGGCGCATAACGAGGACGTAGTCGCGCCGGGCGAGGGCTTCGACACCCACGCACATGCCGACACCGAGATCATCACCTGGGTCCTCTCCGGTTCGCTCGTTCATCAGGACTCCGAAGGACACTCCGGCGTCATCCACCCCGGGCTCGCCCAGCGCATGAGCGCGGGCACCGGCATCCTGCACTCCGAACGCAACGACTACGCCGAGACGGCGGACGAACCCGTCCACTTCGTCCAGATGTGGGTGATGCCCGACGAGTACGGCCTCACCCCCGGGTACGAACAGCTCGACATCTCCGCCGACCTCTCCCCCGGGGCTCTGGTTCCCGTCGCCTCCGGTGCACCCGAGAACCACTCCGCCATCCGCATCGCCAATGCGGGCGCGACGATGTACGCCGCACGCCTGAACGCCGGCCAGTCGGTGACCGTTCCAGCCGGCCGCTTCACGCACTTGTTCGTCGCAATGGGCGCGGTCACCGCAGACGGCGAGAACCTCGACATGTCCGACGCATTGCGTGCCGACGACTTCGGCGGCACCACGGTGACCGCCCGCACCGACTCCGAGCTCCTCATCTGGTCGATGTCCAAGCGCCTCGGCGAGTAG
- a CDS encoding alpha/beta fold hydrolase produces MDVTYEGTKREITTDKGVIRYHEAGADNSDVLILLHGSGPGVNGWRNYRGNLEFFAQTHHCYIVEFPGFGVSDPVEGHPVLTAGSSVIRFMDALNIDKAAMIGNSMGGVVAINLAIKHPDRVAKLVTIGGVGPNVFSSSPSEGLRLLQEFTDAPDRDKLVRWLNSMVYDRAIVTDDLIEERWEAAADPDAQKTASTMYGSAAFEMQQKFLADADLPPYWAMMHKVKCPTLLTWGRDDRVSPPDMSMVPMRLIPEAELHIFPKCGHWVMIEAKEAFEATVATFLAD; encoded by the coding sequence ATGGACGTGACATACGAGGGAACCAAACGCGAGATCACCACCGATAAGGGCGTCATCCGCTACCACGAGGCAGGCGCGGACAACAGCGACGTGCTGATCCTCCTGCACGGCAGCGGCCCCGGAGTGAACGGTTGGCGCAACTACCGCGGCAACCTGGAGTTCTTCGCACAGACGCACCACTGCTACATCGTCGAGTTCCCCGGGTTCGGAGTCTCCGACCCGGTCGAGGGGCATCCGGTGCTCACCGCGGGCTCGTCGGTCATCCGGTTCATGGATGCTCTCAACATCGACAAGGCCGCGATGATCGGGAACTCGATGGGCGGCGTCGTCGCCATCAACTTGGCCATCAAGCACCCCGACCGCGTCGCGAAGCTCGTCACCATCGGCGGAGTGGGACCGAACGTCTTCAGTTCCAGCCCGTCCGAGGGGCTGCGGCTGCTGCAGGAGTTCACCGATGCTCCCGACCGCGACAAGCTGGTGCGGTGGCTGAACTCCATGGTCTACGACCGCGCCATCGTCACCGACGACCTCATCGAGGAGCGCTGGGAGGCCGCAGCCGATCCGGACGCGCAGAAGACCGCGTCCACGATGTACGGGTCGGCTGCGTTCGAGATGCAGCAGAAGTTCCTCGCCGACGCCGACTTGCCGCCGTACTGGGCGATGATGCACAAGGTGAAGTGCCCGACGCTGCTCACCTGGGGTCGTGATGACCGGGTGAGTCCGCCCGACATGTCGATGGTGCCGATGCGGCTCATCCCCGAAGCCGAGCTGCACATCTTCCCGAAGTGCGGGCACTGGGTGATGATCGAGGCCAAGGAAGCGTTCGAAGCCACCGTGGCGACGTTCCTCGCCGACTGA